The genomic interval TCAGGGCTACGCCCACTTCATTTTATCAAAATTTTTTATACTTTCCTAGACAATAAAAAAATCAAGGGCTACTTAACCCTTGATTTTTTATCCTGCTAATTTTCCTAGTTCTCTCAATTTATTATCAATAAGATTTAATACATATTTTTGATGTTCTGGATTATTTTCAAAATCTATACCATCGACATTTATCTTTAATAATTCTGTGTAATTGTAGCTTTCAAAGAAATCATCATAGTTTTTATTTAATTCTTCCCAATAATCTCTCTCTACGTGTTGTTCGAAATCTCTACCTCTTTTTCTAATACGTGATATAGCATTATCAGTACTAATCTCAAGATATATCATTAAAGTCGGTGGCTCACAGTGTTCAAGCATATTATGTAATAAATCATAATATATATCGTACTCTTCTTTATCCATGTCTCCTATATCTC from Caldisalinibacter kiritimatiensis carries:
- a CDS encoding deoxynucleoside kinase; its protein translation is METNQNNISLIVDGVVGVGKSTLMRILEEKRGYKALPEPVIDNPLLDRFYEDRKRYSFPLQILFLNRRFKHIKEASKLNKVVMDRSIYTDIIFAKQLRDIGDMDKEEYDIYYDLLHNMLEHCEPPTLMIYLEISTDNAISRIRKRGRDFEQHVERDYWEELNKNYDDFFESYNYTELLKINVDGIDFENNPEHQKYVLNLIDNKLRELGKLAG